One Defluviitoga tunisiensis genomic window carries:
- a CDS encoding alpha-amylase domain-containing protein has product MINELDKLLEVRKYFAYGPGYEVDNNDEDVYSYVREGLEEVEGDGLVLMISDGEAGEIISKRINSRQPNTTFYDYTGHVQGKIITDERGYGDFKVRKSENEGWSVWVPVIKK; this is encoded by the coding sequence ATGATAAATGAGTTAGACAAACTTTTAGAAGTAAGAAAGTACTTTGCTTATGGTCCAGGTTATGAAGTTGATAATAACGATGAAGATGTTTATTCTTATGTAAGAGAAGGATTAGAAGAAGTAGAAGGCGATGGCTTAGTTTTAATGATATCTGATGGTGAAGCAGGAGAAATAATTTCTAAAAGAATCAACTCAAGGCAACCTAACACAACTTTTTATGACTATACTGGACATGTGCAAGGAAAGATAATTACTGACGAAAGGGGGTATGGCGATTTTAAAGTAAGAAAAAGCGAAAATGAGGGTTGGTCTGTTTGGGTACCTGTAATTAAGAAGTAA
- a CDS encoding DUF554 domain-containing protein, translating into MLNIAVIVNTLAVLLGSVLGTFIGNKLPENIRKILFSAVGLTTLIIGVDMGLEASNLIVVLVSLALGGVIGELLKIEQGLGKLANLVENSEGETPFVKGFITATVLFVIGPMTIIGCLNAGLVGDNSIIFLKSVLDGISAMVLASAYGTGVIFSTLSVYLIQGLIVSLAGMLSFLSNPYYLNDFTAVGGAMVIAVGIRLLEIKDIKVGNFLPSLIIVVLINYILTFFVL; encoded by the coding sequence ATGCTTAATATTGCTGTTATTGTTAATACTTTGGCGGTACTTTTAGGATCTGTATTAGGAACTTTTATTGGTAATAAACTTCCAGAAAATATTCGAAAGATCCTTTTTTCAGCCGTTGGATTAACTACTTTGATAATTGGAGTTGATATGGGGTTAGAGGCGAGTAATTTAATAGTGGTTCTTGTATCTTTGGCTTTAGGGGGGGTTATCGGAGAATTATTAAAAATAGAACAAGGTCTTGGAAAATTAGCTAATTTAGTTGAAAATTCAGAGGGCGAAACACCTTTTGTTAAAGGCTTTATAACAGCCACTGTGTTGTTTGTTATTGGACCTATGACCATAATAGGCTGTTTAAATGCAGGCCTGGTAGGAGATAATTCTATTATCTTTTTAAAATCAGTGTTAGACGGTATTTCAGCGATGGTTTTAGCATCAGCTTATGGTACTGGGGTTATTTTTTCTACCCTCAGTGTTTATTTAATACAAGGATTAATAGTTAGTTTAGCAGGTATGTTGTCTTTTCTTTCTAATCCATATTATTTAAATGATTTTACAGCAGTAGGCGGGGCAATGGTGATAGCTGTTGGTATAAGATTACTAGAAATAAAGGATATAAAAGTTGGAAACTTTCTCCCTTCTTTAATTATTGTGGTGCTAATTAATTATATTCTAACCTTTTTTGTGTTATAG
- a CDS encoding flavodoxin domain-containing protein — protein MNEEVLIIEESIFNDQTKRLAKAMANQLDCRCVTTNEAKSLNVDDYKVVGFGSGIYFGMHHPKIIEFVNQLPVKDQKSFIFSTHGSPILGKYHDALRLALIQRGRTVIGEFDTVGYDGTGPFMIFGGGHKGRPHEGDCKRAKQFVRKLLPEYDITDLYLTKLEKKNKITEGHPNVYKIDSVILVGDKVTVNQNRCIGCGVCTEKCPLSVFDISDGKAIPNRELDCVFCQKCLTFCNYRAITLHGSNYDYIRVAIRHRKKFGL, from the coding sequence GTGAATGAGGAAGTACTAATTATTGAAGAGTCTATATTTAATGATCAAACTAAAAGGTTAGCAAAAGCTATGGCAAATCAACTTGATTGTCGGTGTGTCACAACAAATGAGGCTAAATCACTTAATGTAGATGATTATAAGGTAGTTGGATTTGGTTCAGGAATTTACTTTGGTATGCACCATCCAAAAATTATTGAATTTGTAAATCAACTTCCCGTAAAAGATCAAAAATCATTTATCTTCTCTACTCACGGAAGCCCCATATTAGGTAAATATCATGATGCTTTACGTCTCGCCTTGATCCAAAGAGGGCGAACTGTTATTGGAGAATTTGATACAGTTGGATATGACGGAACAGGGCCTTTTATGATCTTTGGAGGTGGACATAAGGGACGTCCTCATGAAGGTGATTGTAAACGTGCAAAGCAGTTTGTTCGAAAGCTTTTACCAGAGTATGATATTACCGATTTATATCTTACCAAGCTTGAGAAAAAGAATAAGATTACTGAAGGACATCCAAATGTATACAAAATAGATTCTGTTATTTTGGTTGGAGATAAAGTAACAGTAAATCAGAATAGATGTATTGGATGTGGCGTGTGTACCGAAAAGTGTCCGTTGTCTGTGTTTGATATATCTGATGGTAAAGCTATACCTAATAGGGAACTTGACTGTGTTTTTTGTCAAAAATGCCTAACTTTCTGCAATTATCGTGCAATTACGCTTCATGGTAGTAACTATGATTATATTAGAGTAGCTATAAGACATAGAAAAAAGTTTGGGCTTTAA
- a CDS encoding tyrosine-protein phosphatase, producing MKLTKILSEVSGTVSQIDKYGNVRTDIPADALTKEGFEVGDIVVIKVNDHLIQAPFVTTYGDVDRGKPLIRISDNYLTLAINYGNFGETYSLEVGDPVTIQLLKKGAYKSELEIRHLVKTNNRQDYESDEVFANFREVTVGKIGKGKLYRSSHPSIDDPRSSYASQLMKKAGIRTVINLSDSQEELLNNLQYSDYYRSIYEKGNLIALNMGVDPMSEDFANKLREGLLFMIEKEPPYLIHCVEGKDRAGITVALLEAIMDASVEEIYKDYVKSYENYFHVKPGTPAYDAIEKIIADLFKEINNGKPVDDSNIKQVAMKYLTEKVGLTQEQIAQLQEKLK from the coding sequence ATCAAATTAACAAAAATACTGTCAGAAGTTTCAGGAACTGTAAGCCAAATTGATAAATATGGAAACGTAAGAACTGATATACCTGCAGACGCTCTAACTAAAGAAGGATTTGAAGTTGGTGACATTGTAGTAATAAAAGTCAACGATCATCTCATTCAAGCTCCTTTTGTGACCACTTATGGTGATGTTGACAGAGGAAAACCGTTAATAAGAATATCTGATAATTATTTAACATTAGCTATCAATTATGGAAATTTTGGTGAAACTTATAGCTTAGAAGTTGGAGATCCTGTGACCATTCAACTACTAAAAAAAGGTGCCTACAAATCAGAACTAGAAATTCGCCATCTGGTAAAAACTAATAATAGGCAAGATTATGAAAGCGACGAAGTATTCGCAAACTTCCGTGAAGTAACTGTTGGAAAGATAGGAAAGGGAAAACTGTACAGATCTTCTCATCCATCTATTGATGATCCACGTTCATCTTATGCTAGTCAATTGATGAAAAAAGCAGGCATAAGAACCGTTATCAATTTATCGGACTCTCAAGAAGAACTACTAAACAATCTACAATATTCTGATTACTATAGATCAATCTATGAAAAAGGGAATTTAATTGCTTTAAACATGGGAGTCGATCCAATGAGTGAAGATTTTGCTAACAAGTTAAGAGAAGGGCTGTTGTTTATGATAGAAAAAGAACCCCCTTATTTAATACATTGTGTCGAAGGAAAAGACAGGGCTGGAATTACAGTTGCATTACTTGAAGCGATTATGGACGCCTCTGTTGAAGAAATTTACAAAGATTATGTCAAATCTTATGAAAACTACTTCCATGTAAAACCGGGTACCCCAGCTTATGACGCAATCGAAAAAATAATAGCAGATCTATTCAAAGAAATAAACAATGGAAAACCTGTTGATGACTCAAACATAAAACAAGTTGCTATGAAATACCTTACAGAAAAAGTAGGGTTAACCCAAGAACAAATTGCACAACTTCAAGAAAAACTTAAATAG
- a CDS encoding ribonuclease H1 domain-containing protein — protein sequence MQKKYYAVKKGRKTGIFETWEECKDQVYGFPNSEFKSFKSKEDAINYLTGSNSSKKYPARTLISYVDGSYDSTSKIYGSGVVLLENEDNKTYSFAGNNPEYAKSRNVAGEISAAIYAMEYTQTNKYQRLIINHDYIGLEKWAKADWKANKKITIAYKNCYDIFSKLLNIQFVWIKSHSGDYYNELADKLAKKALTEKNFKDLITKYLQ from the coding sequence ATGCAAAAAAAGTATTATGCAGTTAAAAAAGGACGAAAAACGGGCATTTTTGAAACATGGGAAGAATGCAAAGATCAAGTTTATGGCTTTCCAAACTCTGAATTTAAAAGTTTTAAATCAAAAGAAGACGCTATAAACTACTTAACAGGTAGTAATTCTAGTAAAAAATACCCAGCAAGAACCTTAATTTCTTATGTGGACGGCAGTTACGACTCCACTTCTAAAATCTATGGTAGTGGGGTTGTGCTTCTTGAAAACGAAGATAACAAAACTTATAGCTTTGCAGGAAACAATCCCGAATATGCAAAGAGCAGAAACGTTGCAGGAGAAATAAGTGCAGCTATTTATGCTATGGAATATACACAAACTAATAAATATCAAAGACTAATAATAAATCATGATTATATAGGACTAGAAAAATGGGCAAAAGCAGACTGGAAGGCAAACAAAAAAATAACGATAGCCTACAAAAATTGTTATGATATATTTAGTAAGTTATTAAATATACAATTTGTATGGATTAAATCACATTCTGGTGATTATTATAATGAATTGGCTGATAAACTTGCAAAAAAAGCACTAACTGAGAAAAACTTCAAAGATTTGATTACCAAGTATTTACAGTAA
- a CDS encoding 5'-nucleotidase C-terminal domain-containing protein yields MKKLLTIFLVLFCVLTIFAQPVHLVIFHINDTHAHVWGTNKGGGFARISYIVNQTRKEVYNEGGHVLFLHAGDANTGIPESDQLKAVPDFLILNYMGLDAMTLGNHEFDNPLEIIKMQQKIGKFPFVAANVIDEKNGGPIFEPYIIKDYGNLRVGIIGLATEQTTVLEPLHLSKDGIVFYNSKETLEKYLPIVREKADVVVVLSHLGYYPHGKTILPVEYTTSNELAQAVDGIDVIIDGHTHTKLDPPVVINDVIIAQAGGNSQYLGRIDLWVDEGVIINWKGSLIPITADIPEDPFIKMFADMFYQLGGQALNEVIGETKVFLQKNSFEGDLGRLIADSMVWKSGADFALMNSGGIRAPIDPGEITYRDVLTVLPFGNTLYILELTGEDILELLNYAVVTGGGGTPVFAGLTVEVKDEKPVEVKINGEKLDLNKTYKMVTNNYLASGGDGYIMLKGKPGYDTGFTDADALAEYIMYLGTIEQYPHEKNIINID; encoded by the coding sequence ATGAAAAAACTTTTAACTATCTTTCTTGTTTTATTCTGCGTTTTAACCATTTTTGCTCAACCTGTTCACTTAGTAATCTTTCATATAAACGACACTCATGCTCATGTATGGGGCACGAATAAAGGTGGAGGTTTCGCAAGAATATCTTACATTGTTAATCAAACACGGAAAGAGGTATATAATGAAGGTGGACATGTATTATTCTTACATGCCGGCGATGCAAACACAGGAATACCTGAATCAGATCAACTTAAAGCGGTTCCGGATTTTTTGATTTTAAATTACATGGGTTTAGACGCCATGACACTAGGAAATCATGAGTTTGACAATCCACTTGAAATAATTAAAATGCAACAGAAAATAGGAAAATTTCCGTTCGTAGCGGCAAATGTGATAGACGAAAAAAATGGCGGTCCTATCTTTGAACCATATATAATAAAGGATTACGGAAACTTAAGGGTAGGAATAATAGGGTTAGCAACAGAACAAACAACTGTTTTAGAACCACTACATCTAAGTAAAGATGGAATAGTTTTTTACAATTCAAAAGAAACTTTAGAAAAATATTTGCCTATTGTTCGTGAAAAAGCTGATGTAGTTGTTGTTCTTTCACATTTAGGATATTATCCACATGGAAAAACTATACTTCCTGTAGAATACACAACATCAAACGAACTTGCCCAAGCTGTCGATGGAATTGATGTAATAATAGATGGACATACTCATACAAAACTCGATCCTCCCGTTGTTATTAATGATGTAATTATAGCTCAAGCTGGCGGAAATTCACAGTATTTAGGAAGGATAGATCTTTGGGTAGATGAAGGCGTAATCATCAACTGGAAAGGAAGTTTGATCCCAATTACAGCTGACATTCCAGAAGATCCTTTCATAAAAATGTTTGCTGATATGTTTTATCAATTAGGCGGTCAAGCGCTTAATGAGGTTATCGGTGAAACAAAAGTTTTCCTTCAAAAAAATAGCTTTGAAGGAGATCTTGGAAGGTTGATCGCAGATAGTATGGTATGGAAAAGCGGAGCTGATTTTGCCTTAATGAACAGTGGCGGAATTAGAGCACCAATTGATCCCGGTGAAATAACATATAGGGATGTTTTAACGGTACTTCCTTTTGGAAATACATTATATATACTAGAACTTACTGGCGAAGATATACTTGAACTTTTAAATTATGCCGTAGTTACTGGTGGTGGAGGAACCCCTGTTTTTGCAGGTTTGACAGTTGAAGTTAAGGATGAAAAACCAGTTGAAGTTAAAATAAATGGAGAAAAACTTGATTTAAATAAAACATATAAGATGGTTACTAATAACTACCTTGCTTCAGGTGGCGATGGATACATTATGTTAAAAGGTAAGCCAGGGTACGATACTGGATTTACAGATGCAGATGCATTAGCAGAATATATTATGTATTTGGGAACCATTGAACAATACCCTCATGAAAAAAATATAATAAATATAGACTAG
- a CDS encoding GNAT family N-acetyltransferase produces the protein MKICKLKNGKELVIRKAVREDASKIIDFTKTVFGETTYLTRTPEEFLITVEEEEKFIEETNKKNNCIFLVAEVDNEIVGTLTFSASSSHRTRHIGEFGMSVKKAYWGLGIGSNLLAYLIDWARETGVIRKINLKMREDNVRARALYEKFGFKTEGIITRYFYIEGKFYNVIEMGLEVN, from the coding sequence ATGAAAATATGTAAATTAAAAAACGGAAAAGAATTGGTAATAAGGAAAGCAGTACGAGAAGATGCTTCTAAGATAATCGATTTTACAAAAACTGTATTTGGAGAAACAACTTATTTGACACGTACTCCAGAGGAGTTTCTAATTACTGTTGAAGAGGAAGAAAAATTTATAGAAGAAACAAACAAAAAGAATAACTGCATTTTTTTAGTTGCAGAAGTTGATAATGAAATTGTTGGGACCTTAACTTTTAGTGCATCTAGTTCACATCGAACAAGACATATAGGTGAATTTGGGATGTCTGTTAAAAAGGCATATTGGGGTTTAGGTATCGGATCAAACTTGTTAGCTTACCTTATTGATTGGGCTAGAGAGACAGGGGTAATTAGAAAAATTAATTTAAAAATGAGAGAGGATAATGTTAGAGCCCGTGCGTTGTATGAAAAATTTGGTTTTAAAACAGAAGGGATAATTACCCGATATTTTTATATTGAGGGAAAATTTTACAATGTAATAGAAATGGGTTTGGAAGTCAACTAA
- a CDS encoding aspartate/glutamate racemase family protein, giving the protein MNQTQKILGVLGGMGPAATVEFLNILITKYPANCDQEYPKIFLLMNPQIPDRNKALFENGENPTPYLKEGLYTLKKWGADFLAVPCNAAHYFIDTFIDELNTPFIHIIEQTIIKAKRISPNGAWIISTLSTRKTNLYGKYARKEDYILFYPDWKLLEDIQKAVDLVKAGNIKESGKRLEPLLKKLWKEKNVPIIAGCTELPLAYKEANLPTDLMISSLEALADGCIDFWLKGLFS; this is encoded by the coding sequence ATTAATCAAACTCAAAAAATTTTAGGTGTTTTAGGCGGAATGGGACCAGCAGCTACAGTTGAATTTTTGAATATTTTAATAACAAAATATCCCGCTAATTGTGATCAAGAATATCCAAAGATCTTTCTTCTTATGAATCCTCAAATACCAGATCGAAACAAAGCATTATTTGAAAATGGAGAAAACCCTACTCCATATTTAAAAGAAGGCTTATACACTTTAAAAAAATGGGGTGCAGACTTTTTAGCTGTACCATGTAACGCAGCTCACTATTTTATTGACACTTTTATTGATGAACTTAATACTCCTTTTATACACATAATAGAACAAACAATTATCAAAGCCAAAAGGATTTCTCCAAATGGTGCATGGATAATTTCTACATTGTCAACTAGAAAAACAAATTTATACGGTAAATATGCAAGAAAAGAAGATTATATACTATTTTATCCAGATTGGAAATTACTAGAAGATATTCAAAAAGCCGTTGATTTGGTAAAAGCTGGAAACATAAAAGAAAGTGGAAAAAGGCTAGAACCGTTACTAAAAAAGTTATGGAAAGAAAAAAATGTCCCAATAATTGCCGGATGTACTGAACTCCCCCTCGCATACAAAGAAGCTAACCTGCCAACAGACCTTATGATTTCAAGTCTAGAAGCTCTAGCAGATGGTTGTATTGATTTTTGGTTAAAAGGATTATTTAGTTGA
- a CDS encoding secondary thiamine-phosphate synthase enzyme YjbQ, which translates to MKSYRKELWFNTEKRREFINITPLVEECLRESGIKDGLLLCNAMHITASVFINDDERGLLQDFENFLEKLAPEKPYSQYRHNTLEDNADAHLKRTIMGREVVVAVTDGRLDFGPWEQIFYGEFDGKRNKRVLVKIIGE; encoded by the coding sequence GTGAAATCATATAGAAAAGAACTTTGGTTTAATACTGAAAAAAGAAGAGAGTTTATAAACATAACGCCTCTTGTAGAAGAATGTTTAAGAGAAAGTGGGATAAAGGATGGCTTACTGTTATGTAATGCTATGCATATTACTGCAAGTGTGTTTATTAACGATGATGAAAGAGGGTTACTGCAAGATTTTGAAAATTTTTTAGAAAAACTTGCTCCAGAAAAGCCTTATAGTCAATATAGGCATAACACTTTAGAAGATAACGCTGATGCACACTTAAAAAGGACAATTATGGGTAGAGAGGTTGTTGTTGCAGTTACTGATGGAAGATTAGATTTTGGCCCCTGGGAACAGATATTTTATGGAGAATTTGATGGAAAGAGGAATAAAAGAGTATTAGTAAAAATAATAGGTGAATAA
- a CDS encoding nitroreductase family protein, protein MDIREIIKQRRTIRRFKQDPVPQEILIDLVDCARLAPSASNMQPLEYVVVSKKEICDKIFENLSWAGYIAPKGTPKDDEKPTAYIVILVNKARSTKWIGHDIGAAFENILLAAWGLGIGSCVIGSANRKNIREILDIPFEYEIDTVIALGYKAHESFVEDNDETVRYYLDEEGNYHVPKRPLEKIIHFDAF, encoded by the coding sequence ATGGATATAAGAGAAATTATCAAGCAAAGAAGAACTATTAGAAGGTTTAAACAAGATCCTGTTCCTCAAGAGATTCTAATAGATTTGGTTGATTGCGCAAGATTAGCTCCTAGTGCCTCAAATATGCAGCCACTTGAATATGTAGTAGTGTCTAAGAAAGAAATTTGTGATAAGATTTTTGAAAATTTATCTTGGGCTGGATATATTGCTCCAAAAGGCACACCAAAAGATGATGAAAAGCCTACTGCCTATATTGTTATATTGGTAAATAAAGCACGATCTACAAAGTGGATCGGTCATGATATTGGTGCTGCTTTTGAAAACATACTGTTAGCAGCATGGGGATTAGGTATAGGTAGCTGTGTTATTGGGTCAGCAAACAGAAAAAATATTAGAGAAATACTGGATATTCCTTTTGAGTATGAAATTGATACTGTTATAGCTTTAGGTTATAAGGCCCATGAATCGTTCGTTGAGGATAACGACGAGACAGTTAGATATTATTTAGATGAAGAGGGTAACTACCATGTTCCTAAAAGGCCTTTAGAAAAAATCATTCATTTTGATGCTTTCTAA